Below is a window of Paenibacillus bovis DNA.
GTTTTTGCCATCAATCTGATGCTCGCTCGGATGATGGAAATGGAACTGGACCAGCGTATATTTTTGTCCTTCGATCGTGATATAGTTATCGGTATTCTGTACATTGACCTGAACAGTATGCCCATTATTGATCACGGTCACCGGCGTAGTGCCATAATGAATATCGACCGGATGTACAGTGGCAGAAGGCACCAGCTGCGCATGTTCGATATCAATCGGGGATTGCTGCTGACCGGTACGACAGGTGGAGAAGGCGGTCTCAAGTTCTGCCCAGTGGGTAGGCCCGTGCTCCTGATCATAAGACCAGTGAGGAACTGTTGCAGCAGTATCAGCTGAATGTGCAGCCGAAGCAGCTACAGCGGGAGTATGTACGGATGACACCGCCTGGTTGGTCTGCCCACAGCCTGTAAGCAGCAGTATAGTTGCCGACAGTGCAGTATATTGCCATTTTCGATTCATGATAATCCTTCTTTCTGCTAAAATGATAATAGATTCACATTGTAAAATAATACATATTATGAATTAAATGAGAAATGAGAACCGTCACATTCCAACAGAAATCAAAAAGCAGAAGAAGGCGAAAAGAGCCGAAGACAGGAAAGCAGGAAAACACAGCAGAAATTAAAACAAGTTCGCTTTGCAGTGCAAGAACAGACTCTATATGAATGGGGACGGTAGGAATGTTAAACATGATAATAAGACCCGCACAATCCGGTGATTACGAGCAGGTACTGGATCTGATGATTCAGCTTCATCAGCTGCATTCCACAGCACGTCCGGATATTTACCGCTCGGTTGAAGTTCCTTCGTCTGCCGAACAGTATGACAAGCAGCTGCAGCAGCCGGATCATTATCTCTATATTGCAGAAGATCCGGATACCGGACAGACGGCCGGCTATCTGGCTGTGCAGCTTCAACAGAACCAGGGAAGTGATCATATGATGGATCGCCGTGTTTTATTTATTAATGAAATTGTAGTGAATCATGTGATCCGTGGCAGGGGAATTGGCAGACAGATGTTTGACTATGTCAAAGAATTGGCCGCTTCACTGGAAGTTCAGAGTATTGAACTGAATGCGGCGGTATTCAATGAGCAGGCTCTGGCTTTTTATGAAGGGCTGGGGATGAAGTCGCGTAGTATACGGATGGAGTATGAATTGGAGTAGCATCAAAGTACAACAGAAGATATGGGAGAAGATAGGAAAAAGAATAGATAGGCATAAAAAAGAAGCTCCTCTGCGAAAGGAGCTTCTTTTAATACGAATTAGTAGCTGGTACCTGTAGAATACTGGCTCAGACC
It encodes the following:
- a CDS encoding carbonic anhydrase, producing the protein MNRKWQYTALSATILLLTGCGQTNQAVSSVHTPAVAASAAHSADTAATVPHWSYDQEHGPTHWAELETAFSTCRTGQQQSPIDIEHAQLVPSATVHPVDIHYGTTPVTVINNGHTVQVNVQNTDNYITIEGQKYTLVQFHFHHPSEHQIDGKNAAMELHLVHKSADGQSAVLGVLIQPGNANRAFRQLWEHLPDHESEQAIPLTEPVQLSHLLPADHHAVHYTGSLTTPPCTEHVSWTVLQQPIQLSKDQIQRFATIFPDNHRPVQSIGSRKLYTEQ
- a CDS encoding GNAT family N-acetyltransferase, yielding MIIRPAQSGDYEQVLDLMIQLHQLHSTARPDIYRSVEVPSSAEQYDKQLQQPDHYLYIAEDPDTGQTAGYLAVQLQQNQGSDHMMDRRVLFINEIVVNHVIRGRGIGRQMFDYVKELAASLEVQSIELNAAVFNEQALAFYEGLGMKSRSIRMEYELE